A section of the Pseudomonas sp. FP453 genome encodes:
- a CDS encoding GlxA family transcriptional regulator, giving the protein MRTVVVLAFDDLLLLNAAGPLEVFAAIPRLLGGAARYRLLLASPLGGTITSVSGISANTLSLEQIDVQAPLIDTLIVAGGPGMAALEANEHACAWLQQRAAQIRRLCSIGTGAFALAAAGLLDGRKVVTHWKFADELQARYPKVICQTDVLYLHDRNLWTCGGATAGIDLALGLVEQDLGAQAALSLARYFTVFLWRSGEQPQLSASLNAQSTALRTDPDVRLARLHAWIAGNLNGDLRVERLAEQFGMSPRHFARAYVAATGDTPAQAVESLRLEAACRVLATTSEPIKRIAETVGFGREERMRRAFQKQLGTSPLGYRTQMKAAPASQPPFPMGIALHGLAH; this is encoded by the coding sequence GGCCGCTGGAGGTGTTTGCGGCAATTCCGCGGCTGTTGGGCGGTGCAGCGCGGTATCGGTTGCTGTTGGCGTCGCCGCTGGGGGGCACGATTACGTCCGTGTCGGGGATTAGCGCCAACACCTTGTCGCTGGAACAGATCGACGTACAGGCGCCGCTGATCGACACCTTGATTGTCGCGGGCGGCCCCGGCATGGCTGCGCTGGAGGCCAACGAACACGCGTGCGCCTGGTTGCAGCAACGCGCTGCACAGATCCGCCGCCTGTGCTCGATCGGCACCGGGGCGTTTGCGTTGGCCGCCGCCGGTTTGCTGGATGGGCGCAAAGTGGTCACCCACTGGAAATTTGCCGATGAACTGCAGGCGCGCTACCCCAAGGTGATCTGCCAGACCGACGTGTTGTACCTGCACGACCGCAACCTGTGGACCTGCGGCGGCGCCACCGCCGGCATCGACCTCGCCCTCGGGCTGGTGGAGCAGGACCTTGGCGCCCAGGCTGCGTTGTCATTGGCGCGCTATTTCACGGTGTTCCTGTGGCGTTCGGGCGAACAGCCGCAGTTGAGTGCCTCACTGAATGCGCAGTCCACGGCTTTGCGCACCGATCCCGATGTGCGCCTGGCACGCTTGCATGCGTGGATTGCGGGGAACTTGAATGGTGATCTGCGGGTAGAACGCTTGGCCGAGCAATTCGGCATGAGCCCGCGCCACTTTGCCCGGGCGTATGTCGCCGCCACGGGCGATACGCCGGCGCAAGCGGTGGAGAGCCTGCGCCTGGAAGCGGCCTGCCGGGTGCTGGCGACCACCAGCGAGCCGATCAAGCGGATTGCCGAAACGGTCGGCTTTGGTCGTGAAGAACGCATGCGCCGGGCGTTTCAAAAACAACTGGGCACCAGCCCCCTGGGTTATCGCACGCAGATGAAGGCTGCGCCGGCCAGCCAGCCGCCGTTCCCGATGGGCATCGCCTTACACGGCTTGGCGCACTAA
- a CDS encoding OprD family porin → MIKQSSLLALAVCAGISQMAFAESVTDQADSKGFIEGSSITGLLRNYYMDRDRQSGKADNRDWTQGAMLNYASGFTQGTLGFGVDAYAYGGLKLDATHADAGTGNLPTDRHGDPENAYGSVGAAVKIKISKTELKFGDMQPTAPVFATGGTRLLPQTATGFDLTSSEIAGLDLEAGHFTSTNSGMTSNHDHDIYATYANIPANSASFVGGKYTFTPNLSATLYAGELEDIWRQYYTNLNYVIPLPHDQSLALDGNLYRTLDTGSAKAGAINNTTYSLAAAYSFLQAHTLTLSFQKVHGDTPFDYIGTGNNGAGEGGDSVFLANSVQWGDFNGPGEQSWGIRYDLNMASYGVPGLSFMGRYINGSDIDGTHTPEHSAYVNDYGSDGAHHETDVEAKYVIQSGPAKNLSLRVRDAIVSSNADQGDGKLNELRLIVDYPFTLL, encoded by the coding sequence ATGATTAAGCAGTCGAGCCTGTTAGCGCTGGCGGTGTGTGCCGGTATCAGTCAGATGGCCTTTGCCGAGTCCGTGACGGACCAGGCGGATTCCAAGGGGTTTATCGAAGGCAGCAGCATTACCGGGCTGTTGCGCAACTACTACATGGACCGCGACCGCCAAAGCGGCAAGGCCGATAATCGCGACTGGACCCAGGGCGCCATGCTCAACTACGCCTCGGGCTTTACCCAGGGCACCCTTGGCTTTGGTGTCGATGCCTACGCCTACGGCGGATTGAAGCTGGACGCCACCCACGCGGACGCCGGCACCGGCAACCTGCCCACCGATCGCCATGGCGACCCGGAAAATGCCTACGGCTCCGTGGGCGCCGCAGTGAAGATCAAGATCTCCAAGACCGAACTGAAATTCGGTGACATGCAACCCACCGCCCCCGTCTTCGCCACCGGCGGCACGCGCCTGCTCCCGCAGACCGCCACCGGGTTCGACCTGACCAGCAGCGAAATCGCCGGCCTCGACCTCGAAGCCGGGCACTTCACCAGCACCAACAGCGGCATGACCAGCAACCATGACCACGATATCTACGCGACCTACGCCAACATCCCCGCCAACAGCGCGAGTTTTGTCGGCGGCAAGTACACCTTTACCCCGAACCTGAGCGCCACCTTGTATGCGGGCGAGCTGGAAGATATCTGGCGCCAGTACTACACCAACCTCAACTACGTGATCCCGTTGCCCCATGACCAGTCACTGGCACTGGACGGCAACCTGTACCGCACCCTCGACACCGGCAGCGCCAAGGCCGGGGCGATCAACAACACCACCTACTCGCTGGCGGCGGCCTATTCGTTCCTGCAGGCCCACACGCTGACGCTGTCGTTCCAGAAAGTGCATGGCGACACGCCGTTCGACTACATCGGCACCGGCAACAACGGCGCCGGCGAAGGCGGCGACTCGGTGTTCCTCGCCAACTCGGTGCAGTGGGGCGACTTCAACGGCCCCGGCGAGCAGTCCTGGGGCATTCGTTATGACCTGAACATGGCCAGTTACGGCGTACCGGGCCTGAGCTTCATGGGCCGCTATATCAACGGTTCGGACATCGATGGCACACACACGCCGGAGCACAGCGCCTACGTCAACGACTACGGCTCGGATGGCGCCCATCACGAGACCGACGTGGAAGCCAAATACGTGATCCAGAGTGGCCCGGCGAAAAACCTGTCGCTGCGGGTGCGCGATGCCATCGTCTCGTCGAATGCCGACCAGGGCGATGGCAAGTTGAACGAGCTGCGGCTGATCGTCGATTACCCGTTTACCTTGCTGTAG
- a CDS encoding DMT family transporter → MDTSIRRGSWEMVAAMLISGTIGWFVLVSGVSVIEVVFWRCVIGGLSLLLVCALLGYLRLDLLNWAKLGLAMLSGVAIVGNWLLLFESYSHASIAISTAVYNVQPFMLVMLAAVFLGEKITVQKITWLSVAFIGMLAIVTAHGSQQSGGDYLAGIALASGAAFLYAIAALIIKRLKAVPPHLMALIQVATGAVLLAPLVPWGSVPVAPTAWAALVTLGVVHTGVMYVLLYGAIQKLPTALTGALSFIYPIAAIFVDWIAFGHRLGWQQWLGVVAILLAAAGLQRGWWWPRSRRASAYPGK, encoded by the coding sequence GTGGATACATCCATCCGTCGTGGTTCGTGGGAAATGGTCGCCGCCATGCTGATTTCGGGGACCATCGGCTGGTTTGTGCTGGTGTCAGGCGTGTCGGTAATCGAAGTGGTGTTCTGGCGCTGCGTGATCGGCGGGCTGAGCCTGTTGCTGGTGTGCGCCTTGCTGGGTTACCTGCGCCTGGACCTGCTGAACTGGGCCAAGCTCGGGTTGGCAATGCTCAGTGGCGTGGCGATTGTCGGCAACTGGTTGCTGCTGTTCGAATCCTATTCCCACGCGTCCATCGCCATCAGCACGGCGGTGTACAACGTGCAGCCGTTCATGTTGGTGATGCTGGCGGCGGTGTTTCTCGGCGAGAAGATCACCGTGCAAAAAATCACCTGGTTGAGCGTGGCGTTTATCGGGATGCTGGCGATTGTCACCGCCCATGGCTCGCAGCAGAGCGGTGGGGATTACCTGGCGGGGATCGCGTTGGCGTCGGGCGCGGCGTTTCTGTATGCGATTGCCGCACTGATCATCAAGCGCTTGAAGGCCGTGCCGCCCCACCTGATGGCGCTGATCCAGGTAGCGACGGGTGCGGTGTTGCTGGCGCCTCTGGTGCCATGGGGCAGCGTGCCCGTGGCGCCCACTGCCTGGGCGGCGCTGGTGACCCTGGGCGTGGTGCACACCGGGGTGATGTATGTGTTGCTGTACGGCGCGATCCAGAAACTGCCGACCGCATTGACCGGCGCCTTGTCATTTATCTACCCGATTGCGGCGATCTTCGTCGATTGGATCGCCTTCGGGCATCGCCTGGGTTGGCAACAGTGGCTGGGGGTGGTGGCGATTCTGCTGGCGGCGGCCGGGTTGCAGCGGGGCTGGTGGTGGCCCCGCTCCCGGAGGGCTAGTGCGTACCCTGGAAAATGA
- a CDS encoding U32 family peptidase produces MSLPKHHLELLSPARDVAIAREAILHGADAIYIGGPSFGARHNACNDVSDIASLVEFARRYHARVFTTINTILHDNELEPARKLIHQLYDAGVDALIVQDLGVMELDIPPIELHASTQTDIRTLGRAKFLDQAGFSQLVLARELNLQEIRAIADETDAAIEFFIHGALCVAFSGQCNISHAQNGRSANRGDCSQACRLPYTLKDDQGRVVAFEKHLLSMKDNNQSANIRALVEAGVRSFKIEGRYKDMGYVKNITSYYRQRLDDVLEDRPDLARASSGRTVHFFLPDPEKTFHRGSTDYFVTDRKVDIGAFDTPTFTGLPVGVVEKAGKRDLQVVTHEPLSNGDGLNVLVKREVVGFRANIAEPKGEFEEDGEKRYRYRVEPNEMPAGLHQLRPNHPLNRNLDHNWQQALLKTSSERRIGLTWAARLREEQLEVTATSEEGISTSVTLPGPFGVANKPEQALDTLRDLLGQLGTTEYHATDIQLDAPQAFFIPNSQLKALRREVIEALTAARVAAHPRGGRKAETTPPPVYPEAHLSFLANVYNQKARDFYYRHGVKLIDAAFEAHEETGEVPVMITKHCLRFSFNLCPKQAKGVTGVKTKVAPMQLIHGDEVLTLKFDCKPCEMHVVGKIKGHILGLPQPGSAVEHFNPENIIFQGTH; encoded by the coding sequence ATGTCCTTGCCCAAGCATCACCTTGAATTGCTCAGCCCTGCCCGCGATGTCGCCATCGCGCGCGAGGCGATCCTGCATGGCGCCGACGCCATCTACATCGGCGGCCCGAGCTTCGGCGCCCGCCACAATGCGTGCAACGACGTGAGCGACATCGCCTCGCTGGTGGAATTCGCCCGCCGTTACCACGCCCGCGTGTTCACCACGATCAACACGATTCTGCATGACAACGAGCTGGAACCCGCGCGCAAGCTGATCCATCAGCTCTACGACGCCGGCGTCGATGCGTTGATCGTGCAAGACCTGGGCGTGATGGAGCTGGATATCCCGCCCATCGAGCTGCACGCCAGCACCCAGACCGACATCCGCACCCTGGGCCGCGCGAAGTTTCTCGACCAGGCCGGCTTCTCCCAGCTGGTATTGGCCCGTGAGCTGAACCTGCAAGAGATCCGCGCCATCGCCGACGAAACCGATGCCGCCATCGAGTTCTTTATCCACGGCGCCCTGTGCGTGGCGTTCTCCGGGCAGTGCAATATCTCCCACGCGCAGAACGGCCGCAGCGCCAACCGTGGCGATTGCTCCCAGGCCTGCCGCCTGCCGTACACCTTGAAAGATGACCAGGGCCGCGTCGTGGCCTTTGAAAAGCACCTGCTGTCGATGAAAGACAACAACCAGAGCGCCAACATTCGCGCCCTGGTCGAGGCCGGCGTGCGTTCGTTCAAGATCGAAGGCCGCTACAAGGACATGGGCTACGTGAAGAACATCACGTCCTACTACCGCCAGCGCCTCGATGACGTGCTGGAAGACCGCCCGGACCTGGCCCGCGCCTCCAGCGGGCGCACCGTGCACTTCTTCCTGCCCGACCCGGAAAAAACCTTCCACCGGGGCAGCACCGACTATTTCGTCACCGACCGCAAGGTCGATATCGGCGCCTTCGACACTCCGACCTTCACCGGCCTGCCGGTGGGTGTGGTGGAAAAAGCCGGGAAACGCGACTTGCAGGTGGTCACCCATGAGCCGCTGTCCAACGGCGATGGCCTCAATGTGCTGGTCAAACGCGAAGTCGTAGGTTTCCGCGCCAACATTGCCGAGCCCAAGGGCGAGTTCGAGGAAGACGGCGAGAAGCGCTACCGCTACCGCGTCGAGCCGAACGAAATGCCGGCCGGCCTGCACCAGCTGCGCCCGAACCACCCGCTGAACCGCAACCTGGACCACAACTGGCAACAGGCGCTGCTCAAGACCTCATCCGAACGCCGTATCGGCCTGACCTGGGCCGCGCGCCTGCGGGAAGAACAGCTGGAAGTCACCGCCACCAGCGAAGAAGGCATCAGCACCAGCGTCACCCTGCCCGGCCCGTTCGGCGTGGCCAACAAACCGGAACAGGCGCTCGACACCCTGCGCGACCTGCTCGGCCAACTGGGCACCACCGAATACCACGCCACCGACATCCAGCTGGATGCGCCGCAGGCGTTCTTCATCCCCAACTCGCAGCTCAAGGCCTTGCGCCGCGAAGTGATCGAAGCGCTGACCGCCGCCCGTGTGGCCGCGCACCCGCGTGGTGGGCGCAAAGCCGAAACCACGCCGCCGCCGGTGTACCCGGAAGCGCACCTGTCGTTCCTGGCCAACGTCTACAACCAGAAGGCCCGCGACTTCTACTACCGTCACGGCGTGAAGCTGATCGACGCCGCCTTCGAAGCCCACGAAGAAACCGGCGAAGTGCCGGTGATGATCACCAAGCACTGCCTGCGTTTCTCGTTCAACCTGTGCCCGAAACAGGCCAAGGGTGTCACGGGGGTGAAGACCAAGGTCGCGCCGATGCAGTTGATCCATGGCGATGAAGTGCTGACCCTGAAGTTCGACTGCAAACCCTGCGAGATGCACGTGGTGGGCAAGATCAAGGGGCATATCCTCGGCCTGCCGCAACCGGGCAGCGCCGTGGAGCACTTCAACCCGGAAAACATCATTTTCCAGGGTACGCACTAG
- a CDS encoding RidA family protein encodes MANHDLSYTPDPDADSISSDVIGFNGILVSTQIPTRADGSLELGDITAQSECTLQALKVALEKAGSSMDRVMHLTIYLTDMADRAAFNEVYKRFFAKPWPVRAAVGVASLAVDGMRVEVTAMAAKA; translated from the coding sequence ATGGCCAACCACGACCTGTCCTACACCCCCGACCCGGATGCCGACTCGATTTCTTCCGACGTGATCGGCTTCAACGGCATCCTCGTCTCCACCCAGATCCCGACCCGCGCCGATGGCAGCCTGGAACTGGGCGACATCACCGCGCAAAGCGAATGCACCCTGCAAGCGCTGAAAGTCGCCCTGGAAAAAGCCGGCAGCTCGATGGACCGGGTGATGCACCTGACCATCTACCTGACGGACATGGCCGATCGGGCGGCGTTCAACGAAGTCTACAAGCGCTTCTTCGCCAAGCCATGGCCGGTGCGGGCGGCAGTGGGCGTGGCGTCCCTGGCCGTAGACGGCATGCGCGTCGAAGTCACCGCCATGGCCGCAAAAGCCTGA
- a CDS encoding HAMP domain-containing sensor histidine kinase — MDTPLPGPAQSRAEKIVEFKRQKTLLKAGALQDAIFNSAYFSSIATDEKGVIQIFNVGAERMLGYAAFDVVNRITPADISDPVELITRAAALSQELDTPITPGFEALVFKASRGIEDIYELTYIRQDGSRLSAMVSVTALRNRHDTIIGYLLIGTDNTARKQEEAERKGFERALEEKNLELEHASHMKSEFLATMSHELRTPLNAVIGFSEALKDGLVGDMTETQREYIGDIFTSGQHLLSLINDILDLSKVEAGMMELELEAAELPGLLANSLLIVREKAALQRIQLKLDSPDDFGPLALDLRKTKQIIYNLLANAVKFSEHGSCVTLAVREVKADQVGKIPGDWPVRGFDVQPGAHQAFLQFSVSDTGLGIAADDMGKLFKAFSQIDSSLARKFEGTGLGLAMVKQLADLHGGSVAVASREGLGARFVVWLPVRRTTHLEGPWPIS, encoded by the coding sequence ATGGACACACCGTTACCCGGCCCCGCGCAATCACGCGCCGAAAAGATCGTCGAGTTCAAACGCCAGAAAACCCTGCTCAAGGCCGGCGCCCTGCAGGATGCGATTTTCAACAGCGCGTACTTTTCCAGCATCGCCACCGATGAAAAAGGCGTGATCCAGATCTTCAATGTCGGCGCCGAACGCATGCTCGGCTACGCCGCCTTTGATGTGGTCAACCGCATCACCCCGGCCGACATCTCCGACCCCGTCGAGCTGATCACCCGCGCCGCCGCCCTCAGCCAGGAACTCGACACGCCCATTACACCGGGCTTCGAAGCCCTGGTGTTCAAGGCCTCGCGGGGCATCGAGGACATCTACGAGCTGACCTATATCCGCCAGGACGGCAGTCGCCTGTCCGCGATGGTCTCGGTGACCGCCCTGCGCAACCGCCATGACACGATCATCGGCTACCTGCTGATCGGCACCGACAACACCGCGCGCAAGCAGGAAGAAGCCGAGCGCAAAGGCTTCGAACGCGCCCTGGAAGAAAAGAACCTGGAGCTGGAACACGCCAGCCACATGAAGTCCGAGTTCCTCGCCACCATGTCCCACGAACTGCGCACGCCATTGAATGCGGTGATCGGTTTTTCCGAAGCGCTCAAGGATGGGTTGGTGGGCGATATGACCGAGACCCAGCGCGAATACATCGGCGATATTTTCACCAGCGGCCAGCACTTGCTGTCGTTGATCAACGACATTCTCGACCTGTCCAAGGTCGAGGCCGGGATGATGGAGCTGGAACTGGAAGCGGCCGAGCTGCCGGGGTTGTTGGCCAACAGCTTGCTGATCGTGCGGGAGAAGGCGGCGTTGCAACGGATCCAGTTGAAGCTCGACAGCCCCGACGACTTTGGCCCCCTGGCGCTGGACCTGCGCAAGACCAAGCAAATCATCTACAACCTGCTGGCCAACGCAGTGAAATTCAGCGAGCACGGCAGTTGCGTGACCCTGGCAGTGCGCGAGGTCAAGGCTGATCAAGTGGGCAAGATCCCCGGTGATTGGCCGGTGCGCGGCTTTGACGTACAGCCCGGCGCGCATCAGGCCTTTTTGCAGTTCAGCGTCAGCGACACCGGCCTGGGCATCGCCGCCGACGACATGGGCAAGCTGTTCAAGGCGTTCAGCCAGATCGACAGCAGCCTGGCGCGCAAATTCGAAGGCACCGGCCTGGGGCTGGCGATGGTCAAGCAGTTGGCCGACCTGCATGGCGGCAGCGTCGCCGTGGCCAGCCGCGAAGGCCTCGGCGCACGGTTTGTGGTGTGGCTGCCGGTGCGGCGGACCACCCACCTGGAGGGCCCATGGCCGATATCCTGA
- a CDS encoding Lrp/AsnC family transcriptional regulator, which yields MIDSIDQQLIAALMDDSRLSLKALAGITGLSSPSVGERLRRLEERGVLTHYTVDIDAKHFGYLLQAIVRIRPLPGKLQEVERQIQAIPEFTECDKVTGDDCFIARLHVRTMEQLDTLLDRLNVNAETNTAIVKKTPVKRRLPPLGGGD from the coding sequence ATGATCGACAGCATCGACCAGCAACTGATCGCCGCCTTGATGGACGATTCGCGCCTGTCCCTCAAGGCCCTGGCAGGCATCACCGGGCTGTCGTCGCCCAGCGTCGGCGAACGCCTGCGCCGCCTCGAAGAGCGCGGCGTGCTGACCCACTACACCGTGGACATCGACGCCAAGCACTTCGGCTACCTGCTGCAAGCCATCGTGCGCATCCGCCCCTTGCCCGGGAAGCTGCAGGAGGTTGAGCGCCAGATCCAGGCCATCCCCGAGTTCACCGAGTGCGACAAGGTCACTGGCGATGACTGCTTTATCGCGCGCCTGCATGTGCGCACCATGGAGCAACTGGACACCCTGCTCGACCGGCTCAATGTCAATGCCGAGACCAACACGGCCATCGTCAAGAAAACCCCGGTGAAACGGCGCTTGCCACCGTTGGGTGGAGGGGATTGA